One stretch of Aquimarina sp. Aq107 DNA includes these proteins:
- a CDS encoding glycosyltransferase yields the protein MTTGIIIPCYNEEKRLNVKAFKNFVSKENDYHLCFVNDGSKDNTLKVIQEIQEINPSKVSIVDMKKNGGKAAAVRAGSRYLYSFVEIDYIGFIDADLSKDFEDFGDLLKTLKTNNELNFVFGSRAKNASEAIEKDNIRSLLSKVVSILIILILGLSIQDTRFGDKVYKADLVPIDFVESFLGYRCLLE from the coding sequence ATGACGACTGGAATAATTATACCATGCTATAATGAAGAAAAAAGATTAAACGTAAAGGCTTTTAAAAATTTTGTTAGTAAAGAAAATGATTACCATCTATGTTTTGTAAATGATGGTAGTAAAGACAACACGCTAAAGGTAATACAAGAAATCCAAGAAATAAATCCTTCTAAAGTAAGCATTGTTGATATGAAAAAGAACGGAGGGAAAGCAGCTGCTGTGCGAGCAGGCTCCCGATATTTATACAGTTTTGTAGAAATTGATTACATAGGATTTATTGATGCAGATCTTTCTAAGGATTTTGAAGATTTTGGAGACTTACTAAAGACTTTAAAAACAAACAATGAATTGAATTTTGTTTTTGGTTCGAGAGCTAAAAATGCATCAGAAGCAATAGAGAAAGATAATATAAGATCCTTGTTGTCTAAAGTGGTTAGTATACTGATTATTTTGATACTAGGATTGTCAATACAGGACACGCGATTCGGAGATAAAGTTTATAAAGCTGATTTAGTGCCTATTGACTTTGTAGAAAGCTTTTTGGGGTATAGATGTTTACTAGAATGA
- a CDS encoding type I phosphomannose isomerase catalytic subunit: protein MINYPIKFEPILKEKIWGGNKLKNVLRKKTTKNNVGESWEISDVNKDVSIVSNGIARGSNLRELINYYQCSLLGKKNYKAFGNKFPLLIKFIDADKDLSIQVHPDDEMAKRKHNSFGKTEMWYVMQADKSANLIVGFEEKISKKEYVEHLNNNSLESILHYEKVKSGDSFFINAGKVHAIGAGVMLAEIQQTSDITYRLYDWNRKDTNGNTRELHTADALEAIEFNNNRDFKKTYQKLTNMTSNIAECPYFTTNFTAVSGEFKKNYTALDSFVVYMCTKGEGRVTVNGHSETVKQGETVLLPAMVDQVKVTSDYCELLEVFI from the coding sequence ATGATTAACTATCCTATAAAATTCGAACCTATATTAAAAGAAAAAATATGGGGAGGTAATAAATTAAAAAACGTTCTACGCAAAAAGACAACTAAAAATAATGTTGGGGAGAGCTGGGAAATTTCGGATGTAAATAAAGATGTTTCTATTGTTTCTAATGGTATTGCTAGAGGTTCTAATTTAAGAGAGTTGATTAACTATTATCAATGTTCCTTGTTAGGCAAAAAGAATTATAAAGCTTTTGGAAATAAATTTCCATTATTAATAAAGTTTATAGATGCAGATAAAGATCTTTCGATTCAGGTACATCCAGATGATGAAATGGCTAAAAGAAAACATAATTCATTTGGTAAAACAGAAATGTGGTATGTAATGCAAGCCGATAAGAGTGCAAATCTTATAGTAGGTTTTGAAGAAAAAATATCTAAAAAAGAATATGTAGAACATTTAAATAATAACAGTTTAGAAAGTATTTTACATTATGAAAAAGTAAAATCTGGTGATTCATTTTTTATAAATGCAGGAAAAGTTCATGCAATTGGAGCAGGAGTTATGCTTGCAGAAATACAGCAAACCTCTGATATAACATACAGATTATACGATTGGAATAGGAAGGATACAAACGGAAATACGAGAGAATTGCATACTGCAGATGCATTAGAGGCTATAGAATTTAATAACAATAGAGATTTTAAAAAAACGTATCAAAAACTAACGAATATGACATCTAATATTGCTGAGTGTCCATATTTTACAACCAATTTTACAGCTGTTTCTGGAGAGTTTAAGAAAAATTATACTGCATTAGATTCATTTGTTGTGTATATGTGTACTAAAGGAGAAGGAAGAGTAACCGTAAATGGTCATTCTGAAACTGTAAAACAAGGAGAAACAGTTTTACTGCCTGCAATGGTGGATCAAGTGAAGGTAACATCAGATTATTGTGAACTATTAGAAGTTTTTATTTAA
- the leuB gene encoding 3-isopropylmalate dehydrogenase, with translation MELNIALLAGDGIGPEVIDQAVKVCDAIATKYDHQINWTSALTGAAAIDAVGEPYPDETHEICVNADAVLFGAIGHPRFDNDPSAKVRPEQGLLKMRQKLGLFANVRPTFTFPSLIDKSPLKQERIEGTDLVFLRELTSGIYFGKRGREDNGDTAYDTCTYTREEVKRLAKKGFEMAMTREKKLCCVDKANVLESSRLWRETVQAMEKEYPEVEVSYEFVDAVAMRLVQWPNSYDVLITENLFGDILTDEASVISGSMGLMPSASLGEKTALFEPIHGSYPQAAGKDIANPLATVLSAAMMFETAFGLQEEAQAIRNVVDKSLNEGVVTEDLAGDKKAYKTSEVGDWLTQNI, from the coding sequence ATGGAATTAAACATAGCACTACTTGCCGGAGACGGTATCGGACCAGAAGTAATAGATCAAGCGGTAAAAGTTTGCGATGCTATCGCCACTAAATATGATCATCAAATAAATTGGACATCGGCATTAACTGGTGCTGCTGCTATTGATGCTGTAGGAGAACCGTATCCAGATGAAACTCATGAAATTTGTGTGAATGCAGATGCTGTTCTATTTGGAGCTATTGGCCATCCCCGATTTGACAATGATCCTTCCGCAAAAGTTCGTCCGGAGCAGGGATTACTTAAAATGCGTCAAAAACTAGGTTTATTTGCTAATGTAAGACCAACTTTTACCTTTCCTTCACTGATTGACAAATCTCCTTTAAAACAAGAGCGTATAGAAGGAACGGATTTAGTATTTCTTCGTGAATTAACAAGTGGTATTTACTTCGGAAAAAGAGGACGAGAAGATAATGGGGATACTGCCTATGACACCTGTACATACACAAGAGAAGAAGTTAAACGTTTAGCCAAAAAAGGGTTTGAGATGGCTATGACACGTGAAAAGAAATTATGTTGCGTGGATAAAGCGAATGTATTAGAATCATCTCGATTATGGAGAGAAACTGTACAAGCTATGGAAAAAGAATATCCAGAAGTTGAGGTTAGTTATGAATTTGTGGATGCTGTTGCCATGCGATTAGTACAATGGCCAAATTCTTATGATGTATTAATTACCGAAAATTTATTCGGAGATATTCTTACGGATGAAGCTTCTGTTATATCTGGATCTATGGGATTAATGCCTTCTGCATCTCTTGGAGAAAAAACTGCATTGTTTGAGCCTATTCATGGATCATACCCACAAGCTGCGGGAAAAGATATAGCCAATCCGTTAGCTACTGTATTATCTGCAGCAATGATGTTCGAAACTGCTTTTGGACTTCAAGAAGAAGCTCAGGCAATTCGTAATGTCGTTGATAAATCATTAAACGAAGGTGTTGTAACCGAAGATTTAGCTGGAGATAAGAAAGCTTATAAAACTAGTGAAGTTGGAGATTGGCTTACTCAAAACATTTAA
- a CDS encoding alpha-isopropylmalate synthase regulatory domain-containing protein, with translation MSKRSIEIMDTTLRDGEQTSGISFSASEKLTIAQLLIEELGVDRIEVASARVSEGEFEAVNNIINWAKENGYIDQVEILTFVDGGKSIQWMKDTGAKVQNLLTKGSLNHLTYQLKKTPEQHFEDIATTCKQATQEEIITNVYLEDWSNGMRNSPDYVYQFLDFLATQPIKRILLPDTLGVLVPSEAYTYLSSLRNRYPNIHFDFHAHNDYDLGVANAIEGVKAGVNGLHLTMNGMGERAGNAPLASVVAVINDYLPEININVKESALYKVSKLVETFSGFKIPANKPVVGDNVFTQTAGIHADGDNKHNLYFNDLMPERFGRKRKYALGKTSGKANIEKNLQELGLKLSPEDIKKVTQKIIKLGDKKEVVTQEDLPYIISDVLDSKLYQDKVKIKSYVLNHAKGLKPSATLAIKMDDEVIEQHSQGDGQYDAFMNALVKVYQQKDKLLPKLVDYAVRIPPGSNSDALCETVITWKTDSKEFVTRGLDSDQTVSAIKATEKMLNIIEL, from the coding sequence ATGAGTAAACGATCAATAGAAATCATGGACACTACGCTCCGAGATGGTGAACAAACCTCTGGGATATCATTTTCTGCCTCAGAAAAACTAACGATTGCACAACTGCTCATCGAAGAATTAGGTGTAGATCGCATAGAGGTAGCATCTGCTAGAGTATCCGAAGGTGAGTTCGAAGCAGTTAATAACATTATTAACTGGGCTAAAGAAAATGGATATATTGATCAAGTAGAAATATTAACTTTTGTAGATGGTGGTAAATCTATCCAATGGATGAAGGATACAGGAGCTAAAGTTCAAAACCTTCTAACCAAAGGATCTCTAAATCATCTAACATATCAATTAAAAAAAACTCCAGAACAACATTTTGAAGATATCGCTACTACTTGTAAACAAGCAACCCAAGAAGAAATTATCACCAATGTATATTTAGAAGATTGGAGCAATGGTATGCGTAATTCTCCTGATTACGTGTATCAATTTCTTGATTTTTTAGCGACACAACCAATAAAAAGAATACTATTACCAGATACCTTGGGAGTTCTTGTGCCTTCTGAAGCTTATACATATTTATCATCTTTAAGAAATAGATATCCAAACATTCATTTTGACTTTCATGCGCATAATGACTATGATCTAGGAGTTGCCAATGCAATAGAAGGAGTAAAAGCTGGAGTCAATGGTCTGCACCTTACTATGAATGGCATGGGAGAACGAGCAGGGAATGCACCGTTAGCAAGCGTAGTAGCTGTTATCAATGATTATCTCCCTGAAATTAATATTAATGTAAAAGAATCTGCACTATACAAAGTAAGTAAGCTGGTAGAAACCTTCTCTGGATTTAAAATTCCTGCAAATAAGCCTGTGGTAGGAGATAACGTATTTACACAAACAGCAGGAATCCATGCTGATGGAGATAATAAACACAATCTGTACTTTAATGACCTGATGCCAGAGCGTTTTGGTCGAAAACGTAAATATGCATTAGGAAAAACTTCTGGCAAGGCCAATATTGAAAAAAACCTTCAAGAATTAGGGTTAAAATTGAGTCCAGAAGATATCAAAAAAGTCACACAGAAAATTATTAAACTAGGTGATAAAAAAGAAGTTGTAACTCAAGAAGATTTGCCATATATCATTTCGGATGTATTAGATAGTAAATTGTATCAAGACAAAGTAAAGATCAAATCTTATGTCTTAAATCATGCTAAAGGTTTAAAACCTTCTGCGACACTTGCTATCAAAATGGATGATGAGGTAATTGAGCAACATTCCCAAGGTGATGGGCAATATGATGCTTTTATGAATGCTTTAGTAAAAGTATATCAACAAAAAGATAAATTACTCCCTAAACTTGTAGATTACGCCGTTAGAATTCCGCCAGGAAGTAACTCTGATGCACTTTGTGAAACTGTAATTACGTGGAAAACCGACTCAAAAGAATTTGTAACCAGAGGTTTGGATTCTGATCAAACAGTTTCTGCCATTAAAGCCACAGAGAAAATGTTGAATATTATAGAACTATAA
- the leuD gene encoding 3-isopropylmalate dehydratase small subunit, whose protein sequence is MAYDKFNVVTSTAVPLPIENVDTDQIIPARFLKATERKGFGDNLFRDWRYNNDNTPKEDFVLNNPTYSGKILVGGKNFGSGSSREHAAWAVYDYGFRCVVSSFFADIFRGNCLNIGVLPVQVSPEFLEKIFKAIDVNPNTEIEVNLPQQTITIKDSGASESFDINSYKKENMLNGYDDIDYLTKMKSEIQEFAKARPF, encoded by the coding sequence ATGGCTTACGATAAATTTAATGTAGTAACCTCTACCGCTGTACCACTACCAATAGAAAATGTAGATACGGATCAAATTATTCCGGCACGTTTTCTAAAAGCTACAGAACGTAAAGGTTTTGGAGACAACCTATTTAGAGATTGGAGATATAACAACGATAATACCCCAAAAGAAGATTTTGTATTAAACAACCCAACTTATAGTGGTAAAATCTTAGTAGGAGGCAAAAATTTTGGATCAGGATCTTCTCGTGAACATGCTGCTTGGGCAGTATATGATTATGGATTTAGATGTGTCGTATCTAGTTTTTTTGCAGATATTTTTAGAGGTAACTGTCTTAATATAGGGGTTTTACCTGTTCAAGTCAGTCCAGAATTTTTAGAAAAAATATTTAAAGCAATTGATGTAAATCCTAATACAGAAATTGAAGTAAATCTACCTCAGCAAACAATTACGATCAAAGATTCTGGTGCATCAGAGTCATTCGATATTAATAGTTACAAGAAGGAAAATATGCTTAATGGATATGATGATATCGATTATCTAACTAAAATGAAGTCGGAAATTCAAGAATTTGCAAAAGCACGACCTTTTTAA
- the leuC gene encoding 3-isopropylmalate dehydratase large subunit: protein MSKTLFDKVWDSHVVRNIENGPDVFFIDRHFIHEVTSPVAFLGLKSRGNTVLYPERTFATADHNTPTINQHLPVEDPLSANQLKALEENATAWGISHWGLGHQKNGIVHVVGPENGITLPGATIVCGDSHTSTHGAFGAIAFGIGTSEVEMVLSTQCIMQPKPKKMRINVNGELGFGVTPKDVALYIISKLTTSGATGYFVEYAGDVFRNMTMEGRMTVCNLSIEMGARGGMIAPDQKTFDYIKGRPLTPKGDAWDMAMEYWQTLKTDEDAVFDKELTFDGAAIEPMITYGTNPGMGIGITNHIPDASTVEGGVATYKKSLGYMDFNEGDSMIGKPVDYVFLGSCTNGRIEDFRAFASIIKGKKKAENITAWLVPGSHEVEGLIKEEGILDIITEAGFTLREPGCSACLAMNADKIPAGKLAVSTSNRNFEGRQGPGSRTLLASPLVAAATAVTGVVTDPRTLLA, encoded by the coding sequence ATGAGTAAGACGTTATTTGACAAAGTGTGGGATTCACACGTAGTAAGAAACATTGAGAATGGACCTGATGTGTTTTTTATTGATCGCCATTTCATTCACGAAGTAACTAGTCCTGTGGCTTTTTTGGGTTTAAAAAGTAGAGGGAATACTGTTTTATATCCAGAACGTACTTTTGCAACTGCAGATCATAATACACCAACTATAAACCAACACTTACCTGTAGAAGATCCATTATCTGCCAATCAATTAAAAGCGCTAGAAGAAAACGCTACTGCCTGGGGGATTTCGCATTGGGGATTAGGGCATCAAAAAAATGGAATTGTTCATGTTGTTGGACCAGAAAACGGTATCACATTACCAGGAGCAACTATTGTTTGTGGTGATTCGCACACTTCTACTCATGGTGCTTTTGGTGCTATTGCTTTTGGTATAGGAACGTCAGAAGTAGAAATGGTGTTATCCACACAATGTATAATGCAACCAAAGCCAAAAAAAATGCGAATCAATGTAAATGGTGAACTTGGTTTTGGGGTTACACCAAAAGATGTTGCTTTGTATATCATCTCTAAACTAACAACTTCTGGTGCTACCGGTTACTTTGTAGAGTATGCTGGTGATGTTTTTAGAAATATGACAATGGAAGGTCGTATGACTGTTTGTAATCTAAGTATCGAAATGGGTGCGCGTGGTGGAATGATTGCTCCAGATCAAAAAACATTTGATTACATTAAAGGAAGACCATTAACACCGAAAGGAGATGCCTGGGATATGGCTATGGAATATTGGCAAACTCTTAAAACAGATGAAGATGCAGTTTTTGATAAAGAACTTACTTTTGATGGTGCAGCTATCGAGCCTATGATCACCTATGGTACCAATCCGGGAATGGGAATTGGTATCACCAATCATATCCCTGATGCATCAACCGTAGAAGGAGGTGTCGCTACCTATAAAAAATCTTTAGGCTATATGGATTTTAATGAAGGAGATTCTATGATTGGTAAACCCGTAGATTATGTATTCTTAGGAAGTTGTACCAACGGCAGAATTGAAGATTTTAGAGCTTTTGCCTCTATTATTAAAGGAAAAAAGAAAGCAGAAAATATTACTGCTTGGTTAGTACCGGGATCACATGAAGTAGAAGGGTTGATTAAAGAAGAAGGAATCTTAGACATTATTACCGAGGCTGGATTTACACTTAGGGAACCAGGATGTTCTGCATGTCTGGCAATGAATGCAGATAAAATTCCGGCAGGAAAACTAGCAGTTAGTACTTCTAACAGGAATTTTGAAGGAAGACAAGGACCTGGATCAAGAACTTTACTAGCTAGTCCTTTAGTCGCAGCTGCAACCGCTGTTACCGGAGTAGTAACAGATCCAAGAACACTTTTAGCATAA
- a CDS encoding DUF4255 domain-containing protein, with the protein MVDVVLTVLKDKLNEYFKNVVGATESNLIDFISTNNNDPVSFTNDKITPFLINISEDRKFRNADQYTGVVRNGIKTQANPEIRIELLILFVSKFNKYDQALKFLSHVIKFFQVNRIFDPLNSPQLSDENIEKLIVELISLPLEEQNQVWHSLNTSYLPSVLYKVRLLSFIDDQSMEFVGEPISTTNLNLHQKV; encoded by the coding sequence ATGGTCGATGTTGTATTAACCGTTTTAAAGGATAAACTCAATGAATATTTTAAAAATGTAGTAGGTGCTACAGAATCTAATCTTATAGACTTTATAAGTACGAATAATAACGATCCTGTTTCTTTTACTAATGATAAAATAACTCCTTTTCTCATTAATATTTCTGAAGATAGAAAATTTAGAAATGCCGATCAATATACTGGTGTGGTAAGAAATGGTATCAAAACCCAGGCGAATCCTGAAATCAGAATTGAGTTATTGATTTTGTTCGTATCTAAATTCAATAAATATGATCAAGCACTCAAGTTTTTATCACATGTCATTAAGTTTTTTCAGGTCAACAGAATCTTCGATCCTCTAAATTCACCTCAATTATCGGATGAAAATATAGAGAAGTTGATCGTAGAATTAATATCACTCCCATTAGAAGAACAAAATCAAGTATGGCATTCTTTAAACACATCCTATCTACCATCGGTTTTATATAAAGTGCGTTTACTGTCTTTTATCGATGATCAAAGTATGGAGTTCGTGGGAGAACCAATATCCACAACGAATCTTAATCTTCATCAAAAAGTATAA
- a CDS encoding phage tail sheath C-terminal domain-containing protein, with protein sequence MSRFLTPDVYTEEVPLLPQSVAEVSTAVPAFIGYTEKAVKNGKDIRNKAIRVSTLLEFKEAFGGAQSASFKVSISDDDAVENIEVEAPKHTLYHAIDLYFKNGGGDCYIISVGNYNDDYDKESFLNGLEVLSKEDEPTLIMLGEATKLDAPDYHEVCQNALAQCQDLKDRFCIFDIKKDDENGTSFRDGIGTNNLKYGAAYTPYLQTSLTYRYEEDLVEVSGSSATETLQLEIAGAIRVEYNGSSQDAPKVKINKGTGSIPSFSIADAILTMNVGEGTPASEIINEWNTFSNKGDFDIILLDGATVVESSTGTTDLITTGGDNASVSLSTFKESRSELYSRIISEVSKQRITLPPSAAVAGAYATTDRERGVWKAPANVSLNAVIGPISKITSKDQEKLNVDATSGKSINAIRSFVGKGTMIWGARTLAGNDNEWRYVPVRRLFNMIEESTKKASQFAVFESNDAVTWLKMKAMIESFLYGVWQQGGLAGATEEQAYFVNIGLGKTMTQQDILEGKMIVEIGLAAVRPAEFIILKFSHKLQEV encoded by the coding sequence ATGTCTAGATTTTTAACACCAGATGTGTACACTGAGGAGGTACCTCTATTACCACAATCTGTAGCAGAAGTTTCCACTGCGGTGCCAGCTTTTATTGGATATACGGAAAAAGCAGTAAAAAACGGAAAAGATATTAGAAACAAAGCGATTAGAGTATCTACTCTATTAGAGTTTAAAGAAGCTTTTGGAGGTGCACAATCAGCATCTTTTAAGGTAAGCATTTCGGATGATGATGCTGTAGAAAATATAGAAGTAGAAGCTCCGAAGCATACTTTATATCATGCAATCGATTTATATTTTAAAAATGGTGGTGGTGATTGTTATATCATTTCAGTAGGAAATTATAATGATGATTATGATAAGGAATCATTCTTAAATGGGTTAGAAGTTTTGAGTAAGGAAGACGAACCTACTCTGATTATGCTTGGAGAAGCAACAAAATTAGATGCGCCCGATTATCATGAAGTATGTCAAAATGCCTTGGCACAGTGCCAGGATTTAAAGGACAGGTTTTGCATTTTCGATATTAAAAAAGATGATGAAAACGGAACATCTTTTAGAGATGGAATAGGTACAAATAATCTAAAATATGGTGCTGCTTATACCCCATATTTACAAACATCACTTACCTATCGTTATGAAGAAGATCTTGTAGAAGTATCAGGTTCTTCGGCAACTGAAACCCTACAATTAGAAATAGCTGGCGCGATTAGAGTTGAATACAATGGATCTTCTCAAGATGCACCAAAAGTTAAGATTAATAAAGGAACAGGGAGCATACCTTCTTTTAGTATTGCTGACGCTATATTAACTATGAATGTTGGAGAAGGAACTCCTGCTAGTGAGATTATAAATGAATGGAATACATTTTCAAACAAAGGTGATTTTGATATTATTTTGTTAGATGGAGCAACAGTTGTAGAATCTTCTACAGGAACCACTGATCTTATTACTACTGGTGGTGATAATGCTTCTGTTAGTTTATCAACTTTCAAGGAATCTCGTTCTGAGTTATACAGCAGAATTATCAGTGAAGTATCAAAACAACGTATCACTTTACCACCAAGTGCGGCAGTAGCTGGTGCATATGCTACCACAGACAGAGAAAGAGGTGTATGGAAAGCACCAGCAAACGTAAGTTTAAATGCTGTTATCGGTCCTATCTCGAAAATTACTTCTAAAGATCAGGAAAAGCTAAATGTAGATGCTACAAGTGGTAAATCCATCAATGCTATACGAAGTTTTGTTGGAAAAGGAACCATGATTTGGGGAGCTCGTACACTAGCTGGAAATGACAATGAATGGCGATATGTACCAGTACGAAGATTATTCAATATGATAGAAGAATCTACCAAGAAAGCATCTCAGTTTGCAGTTTTTGAATCTAACGATGCCGTGACTTGGTTGAAGATGAAGGCTATGATCGAAAGTTTTTTATACGGAGTTTGGCAACAAGGTGGATTAGCTGGAGCGACAGAAGAGCAAGCATATTTTGTGAATATCGGATTGGGTAAAACCATGACGCAACAAGATATTTTAGAAGGAAAGATGATTGTAGAAATTGGATTAGCAGCTGTGCGTCCTGCAGAGTTTATCATACTGAAATTCTCTCATAAACTACAAGAAGTATAA
- a CDS encoding phage tail protein produces MALTKEQIKTDYPLVTYNYRVDINGVSISFSEVSGLELSFETTTYKESFATGGKVGPNIMYMPGQIQPVNISMKKGLVKGKSIPVFYDWINDIQLNQVDKRDIVVHLLDETGSTVVSWKVIDAFPTKLTAPSFDASSNDVAIESMDLMAFRVTMEEA; encoded by the coding sequence ATGGCTTTAACTAAAGAACAAATAAAGACAGATTACCCTTTAGTAACCTATAATTATAGGGTAGATATCAATGGAGTATCTATAAGTTTTTCGGAGGTATCTGGTTTAGAATTATCCTTCGAAACAACAACATATAAGGAAAGCTTCGCTACAGGAGGAAAAGTAGGACCAAATATTATGTATATGCCTGGGCAGATTCAACCGGTAAATATATCTATGAAGAAAGGATTGGTAAAAGGAAAGAGCATTCCTGTCTTTTATGATTGGATCAATGATATACAATTGAATCAGGTAGATAAAAGAGATATCGTAGTGCATCTTTTAGATGAGACCGGTAGTACTGTAGTGAGCTGGAAAGTTATTGATGCTTTTCCAACCAAATTAACCGCTCCTTCTTTTGATGCAAGCTCTAATGATGTAGCTATAGAATCTATGGATTTAATGGCATTTAGAGTTACGATGGAAGAAGCATAG
- a CDS encoding phage tail protein — protein MAIDKQKISETYPLPVYNYQVTINGVEIMSFSEISGLEIDHDHVLYRHGFSWAVGDHLIRGQRKPINISLKRGLIKRRSDLYDWIKSGEKKDIRIELCDEAGMGIVVWEVSRALPFKLDAPSFSASASEVAIESLDLIAHDLRVKYN, from the coding sequence GTGGCAATTGATAAACAGAAAATTAGCGAAACCTATCCGTTACCGGTATACAATTATCAGGTAACGATTAACGGAGTTGAAATCATGTCGTTCTCAGAGATTTCAGGTTTAGAAATTGACCATGATCATGTGTTGTATCGACATGGTTTTAGTTGGGCAGTTGGAGATCATTTGATCCGTGGCCAAAGAAAACCAATTAATATTTCTTTAAAAAGAGGGTTGATCAAACGCAGGAGTGATTTATATGACTGGATTAAATCTGGAGAAAAGAAAGACATTAGAATAGAACTCTGTGATGAAGCTGGGATGGGCATCGTAGTTTGGGAGGTTTCCCGAGCATTACCTTTCAAATTAGATGCTCCATCGTTTAGCGCTAGCGCCAGTGAAGTAGCGATAGAGAGTCTCGATTTAATAGCTCATGACTTACGAGTAAAATACAATTAA
- a CDS encoding phage tail protein translates to MLDVLRAMNFADKEPTLSHRFGVFFLSGGVIPNPIDLRFQKVSGINTEVQLDTINEGGQNLHAHRVPKKINYNNLVLERGFVASSLADGLDSFNLPGFGQMRSPLISEFNATFSFFKFNPSNVLVTLFNENGIPIGGWLFLKAYPVKWSVSDLDAQSNSVAIDTMELAYTRFQILRL, encoded by the coding sequence ATGTTAGATGTTTTAAGAGCAATGAATTTTGCAGATAAAGAGCCTACATTATCACACAGATTTGGAGTGTTCTTTCTATCAGGAGGCGTTATTCCTAATCCAATAGATCTCAGATTTCAAAAAGTTAGCGGTATCAATACCGAAGTACAATTGGATACTATAAATGAAGGTGGACAAAACCTACATGCACATCGTGTACCCAAAAAGATAAATTATAACAATTTGGTACTGGAACGAGGTTTCGTAGCTAGTAGTTTAGCCGATGGTTTAGATAGTTTTAATCTACCAGGTTTTGGTCAGATGCGCTCTCCTCTCATTTCTGAATTCAATGCGACATTTTCATTTTTTAAGTTTAATCCTTCTAATGTACTAGTCACATTATTTAACGAAAATGGGATTCCTATTGGAGGATGGTTATTTCTAAAAGCATATCCAGTAAAATGGTCCGTATCTGATTTGGATGCACAATCCAATTCCGTGGCCATTGATACAATGGAGTTGGCATATACACGATTTCAAATTTTAAGATTATAA
- a CDS encoding DUF5908 family protein yields the protein MAVEIKEIVIRAIISDASQTDEGSPSLDTRKEQCDVVQECVHQVLKILKKKNHR from the coding sequence ATGGCAGTAGAGATCAAAGAAATTGTCATTCGAGCAATTATATCAGATGCTTCACAGACAGATGAAGGTAGCCCATCTTTGGATACCAGAAAAGAACAATGTGATGTGGTACAAGAATGCGTGCATCAAGTACTAAAAATATTGAAAAAGAAAAACCATAGATAG